The following coding sequences are from one Paenibacillus sp. JDR-2 window:
- a CDS encoding phosphatidylglycerophosphatase A — MFKQVTYSLNSREVAEATNEWLDKRGVSKTSIAQLVHFLQKDYYPELTLDECITNVEAVLSKREVQNAVLTGIQLDLLAEEGKLMAPLQEMVRNDEGLYGCDEILALSIVNVYGSIGFTNFGYIDKLKPGILKKLNDKNDGQIHTFLDDIVGAIAAAAASRLAHRKQAGREEEAERLKE, encoded by the coding sequence TTGTTCAAACAAGTCACTTACAGCTTAAACAGCCGCGAAGTCGCGGAAGCCACCAACGAATGGCTCGACAAACGCGGCGTATCCAAAACATCCATTGCACAGCTCGTGCATTTTCTTCAGAAGGATTATTATCCTGAACTGACGTTAGACGAGTGCATTACAAACGTGGAAGCCGTTCTGTCCAAAAGAGAAGTGCAGAATGCCGTATTAACCGGCATCCAGCTCGATCTTCTGGCAGAAGAAGGAAAGCTGATGGCTCCGTTGCAAGAGATGGTCCGAAATGACGAAGGCCTGTACGGATGCGATGAAATATTGGCTCTTTCCATCGTTAATGTATACGGCAGCATCGGGTTTACTAACTTTGGCTATATCGACAAGCTGAAGCCGGGTATTCTGAAAAAGCTGAATGACAAGAACGACGGTCAAATCCATACCTTCTTGGATGATATCGTTGGAGCAATTGCCGCTGCAGCCGCAAGCCGTCTGGCTCACCGCAAGCAAGCAGGACGCGAAGAAGAAGCGGAACGATTGAAGGAATAG
- a CDS encoding sugar kinase, translated as MHQSSPDVVTFGESMALFMPQEHKALERATTLEQGFGGAESNVAIGLARLGCSVGWFGALGSDPFGRMIVKTLRGEGVDVSRVKFSDEAPTGMMFREQVAGRLAVHYYRKHSAASRMTPEELDADYIRGAKLLHITGITTALSESAKQTVLRAVQIAKEAGIKICFDPNLRLKLWSIEEAREVLLPLAEAADYFLPGWDELKLLYQTDDFEEVKAKLKQLKAVTVIKGLGDTTVVLENGEEASVPFYPAEKVVDTVGAGDGFCAGFLAGVMRGMTPVEAVGLASINGSLVVQMRGDWEALPEWSAVEQRMSSKAWVER; from the coding sequence ATGCATCAGTCATCACCAGACGTAGTAACCTTTGGGGAATCGATGGCATTGTTTATGCCGCAGGAGCATAAAGCTCTGGAACGGGCAACAACGCTGGAGCAAGGCTTCGGCGGCGCGGAAAGCAACGTGGCAATCGGACTTGCAAGACTCGGTTGCTCCGTAGGCTGGTTCGGGGCGCTTGGCAGCGACCCTTTTGGCCGCATGATTGTGAAAACGCTTCGCGGAGAAGGCGTTGATGTATCGCGCGTAAAATTCAGCGACGAGGCTCCGACCGGCATGATGTTCCGCGAACAGGTGGCGGGCCGCCTTGCCGTTCATTACTACCGCAAGCATTCTGCGGCAAGCCGTATGACTCCGGAGGAGCTGGATGCGGATTATATCCGCGGTGCCAAGCTGCTGCATATAACAGGCATTACAACGGCTCTTAGCGAGAGCGCGAAGCAAACGGTGCTTCGGGCCGTGCAGATTGCGAAAGAGGCTGGCATAAAAATTTGTTTCGATCCGAATCTTCGTCTTAAGCTGTGGTCGATTGAAGAAGCTCGCGAAGTGCTGCTCCCGCTTGCTGAAGCAGCGGATTACTTCCTGCCGGGCTGGGACGAGCTGAAGCTTCTGTACCAGACGGATGACTTTGAAGAAGTGAAGGCAAAGCTGAAGCAGCTGAAGGCTGTTACGGTTATTAAAGGACTTGGCGATACAACGGTTGTCCTCGAGAATGGCGAGGAAGCAAGCGTACCGTTCTATCCGGCCGAGAAGGTAGTCGATACGGTTGGAGCAGGTGACGGCTTCTGCGCGGGCTTCCTGGCTGGCGTAATGAGAGGCATGACGCCGGTGGAGGCGGTTGGCCTGGCCAGCATCAACGGATCGCTTGTCGTGCAAATGCGCGGTGACTGGGAGGCTCTTCCGGAGTGGAGCGCCGTTGAGCAGCGCATGTCCTCTAAAGCGTGGGTGGAGCGATAA
- a CDS encoding DeoR/GlpR family DNA-binding transcription regulator — MVDSNVSGSKGQRRREAILQLLKQQGRITIQELVERFDCSEATARRDLEHMEATYPIIRTIGGAMYDGMNTVRDTAFAEREGLSYLEKERIAAKAASLIEEGDVIGLSGGTTNYLIAKLLKLRSGITVVTNAVNIAMELAGSSVQVVVTGGIMRHNSFELCGPLGEGMVAHLNIGKMFIGVDGISANGGITTYSEQEAQIAKALIKRSHTTYAVFDQTKVGKTSLFSIAALPELQAFITDVPLTGDLSDKAGQHQIVVHVAEQK; from the coding sequence ATGGTTGATTCGAACGTTTCTGGATCCAAAGGGCAGCGCCGCCGCGAAGCGATATTGCAGCTGCTCAAGCAGCAAGGACGCATTACGATCCAAGAGCTGGTGGAACGCTTTGATTGCTCGGAGGCGACGGCTAGACGCGATTTGGAGCATATGGAAGCGACTTATCCGATCATTCGAACCATCGGCGGTGCGATGTACGACGGCATGAATACGGTCCGCGACACTGCGTTTGCGGAACGGGAAGGGCTGTCGTATTTGGAGAAGGAGCGTATCGCTGCCAAAGCGGCATCGCTTATCGAAGAAGGCGATGTTATTGGTTTGTCGGGCGGAACCACGAACTATCTGATTGCCAAGCTGCTTAAGCTGAGAAGCGGGATCACTGTTGTTACCAATGCCGTTAATATCGCGATGGAGCTTGCGGGCAGCAGTGTCCAGGTTGTCGTAACCGGCGGCATTATGCGTCATAACAGCTTTGAGCTATGCGGGCCGCTAGGCGAAGGAATGGTCGCGCATTTGAATATCGGCAAAATGTTTATCGGGGTGGACGGCATATCCGCTAACGGCGGGATTACGACCTATTCCGAACAGGAAGCTCAGATAGCAAAGGCGCTTATCAAGCGTTCCCATACCACGTATGCGGTGTTTGACCAGACAAAGGTCGGCAAGACCTCGCTGTTCTCGATCGCTGCACTGCCTGAGCTGCAGGCTTTTATTACGGATGTGCCGTTAACGGGAGATTTGTCGGACAAAGCCGGACAGCATCAGATCGTTGTCCATGTAGCAGAACAGAAATAG
- the cysC gene encoding adenylyl-sulfate kinase: MKERNERHVAWHTSCVAREDREQMNGHQSCILWLTGLSGSGKSTVAAALEKELYKQHCRTYILDGDNLRHGINRDLGFDPEDRSENIRRIGEIAKLLADAGIITIVAAISPYRQDRDKVRATCKPGDFIEVYVHCTVEECERRDPKGFYKKARSGEIRHFTGLSAPYEPPLQAELVLKTDEHTVYDSVTQVMAYIRSRQLDRSSLEKETES, encoded by the coding sequence ATGAAAGAGAGGAATGAGAGACATGTGGCATGGCATACCTCCTGTGTGGCCCGGGAAGACAGAGAGCAGATGAATGGTCACCAGAGCTGTATCTTGTGGCTGACCGGCTTGTCCGGTTCCGGCAAATCTACCGTTGCTGCAGCCCTAGAGAAGGAACTGTATAAGCAGCACTGCCGCACTTATATTCTGGACGGCGACAATCTCCGGCACGGGATAAACCGGGACCTGGGCTTTGATCCAGAGGATCGGTCGGAGAATATCCGAAGGATTGGCGAAATAGCGAAGCTGCTTGCCGATGCCGGCATTATTACGATTGTGGCCGCGATCTCCCCCTATAGACAAGACCGGGACAAAGTGAGGGCAACATGTAAACCCGGCGATTTTATCGAGGTGTACGTGCATTGCACGGTTGAGGAATGCGAGCGAAGAGATCCGAAAGGATTTTACAAAAAAGCACGATCCGGGGAAATCAGGCATTTTACCGGCCTTTCTGCGCCTTATGAGCCGCCTCTTCAAGCAGAGCTTGTACTTAAGACAGATGAACATACCGTATACGATTCGGTTACCCAAGTGATGGCCTATATCCGGAGCAGGCAGCTTGACCGTTCAAGCCTGGAAAAAGAGACGGAATCATGA
- a CDS encoding MBL fold metallo-hydrolase, with protein MTVETKVWDGGWIQVKIPLPFSLKWVNSYLIPEDGGTYTVIDPGLHTDDALAAWEEVFLNHALTLEQINRIVLTHQHPDHYGLAGYFQERTGAPVYISERSHGYTRRLWGESSTYAEELRAHFAIHGMPDELTLDIKNNLDGFVRQVSPQPEVTYLKAGGTIRLGGTEWQMIDAPGHAFGQLCFYEPNKETMICGDQVLPRITPNIAFNPGEEEDPLGCFLNSLDELSGYKVKLAFPGHREPFADFANRIVEIKEHHKRRLTKMRDMLREPSSAFEVCEHLFGGHLRTNPHNLRFAMSETIAHLHYLEKRGKVIRTGTPDTVMFRTAE; from the coding sequence ATGACGGTGGAGACAAAGGTATGGGACGGCGGATGGATTCAAGTGAAAATTCCGCTTCCTTTTTCATTAAAATGGGTTAACAGCTATTTGATTCCCGAGGACGGCGGGACTTATACCGTGATAGATCCCGGTCTGCATACGGACGACGCGCTTGCGGCCTGGGAGGAGGTATTCCTCAACCACGCTCTAACTTTGGAGCAGATCAATCGTATTGTGCTTACGCACCAGCATCCGGACCATTACGGGTTAGCCGGGTATTTCCAGGAGCGGACGGGCGCGCCTGTATATATCTCGGAACGTTCCCACGGATATACGCGGCGTTTATGGGGAGAGAGCAGCACTTACGCGGAGGAGCTCCGCGCGCATTTCGCCATCCACGGGATGCCGGACGAGCTGACGCTCGATATTAAGAACAACCTGGACGGATTTGTCCGCCAAGTATCGCCGCAGCCTGAAGTGACTTATCTGAAAGCTGGAGGGACCATTCGGCTTGGCGGAACGGAATGGCAGATGATTGATGCTCCGGGACATGCTTTTGGGCAATTGTGCTTCTACGAGCCTAATAAGGAAACGATGATATGCGGGGATCAGGTATTGCCCCGTATTACGCCCAATATTGCTTTTAATCCGGGAGAGGAAGAGGATCCGCTTGGCTGTTTCTTGAACAGCCTGGACGAGCTGTCAGGATACAAGGTGAAGCTTGCTTTCCCGGGCCATCGGGAGCCGTTTGCCGATTTTGCCAACCGGATCGTTGAAATAAAAGAGCATCATAAACGGCGGCTGACTAAAATGCGGGACATGCTTAGAGAGCCAAGCAGCGCTTTTGAGGTATGCGAGCATTTATTTGGCGGTCATCTGCGGACGAATCCTCATAATTTGCGTTTTGCTATGTCGGAGACGATTGCCCACCTCCATTATTTGGAGAAACGGGGGAAAGTGATTCGGACGGGTACGCCGGATACGGTCATGTTCCGGACTGCCGAGTAA
- the nagA gene encoding N-acetylglucosamine-6-phosphate deacetylase — protein MTQQGGKSLLIHNVRIVLEDRIVEGSVSIKDGIIASINEGKEETTGIDHVLDGQSAWLLPGFIDVHVHGGFGGDFMDANAESYDTITKFHASQGTTGMLATTVTASQEAIEAVFKATSAYMKNDMPYAPLLGVHLEGPFISLKWIGAQNPAFLSPPRIDWLEDWTARYPGILKLLTLAPENEGAVDAIKWLSDHNVVVACGHTDATFEVMTQAAEAGLTHAVHTYNAMRPLHHREPGTVGAVLTDDRIYAELIADGHHVHPGAIKLLASSKPEDKLILITDAISAAGRPDGLYDLGGLPVIVQDGVARLQEGNLAGSSLTMINAFRYMLENSGLSVNEISRYASANPARQLGLFERTGSIAVGKQADLVLAEPDFGKVRSTWVSGKQVYSAE, from the coding sequence ATGACACAACAAGGCGGCAAATCGCTGCTCATTCATAACGTACGGATTGTTCTGGAAGACCGGATTGTCGAAGGCAGCGTAAGCATCAAGGATGGTATTATTGCTAGCATTAATGAAGGCAAGGAAGAGACAACAGGCATTGATCATGTCCTGGACGGACAAAGCGCTTGGCTGCTTCCTGGCTTTATCGACGTCCACGTGCATGGCGGTTTTGGCGGAGATTTTATGGATGCCAATGCGGAAAGCTATGACACGATCACGAAGTTCCATGCTTCCCAAGGCACGACGGGGATGCTGGCTACAACCGTAACGGCTTCGCAAGAAGCCATAGAAGCTGTATTCAAGGCCACCAGCGCTTATATGAAAAATGACATGCCGTATGCCCCGCTGCTTGGCGTCCATCTGGAAGGACCTTTTATCAGCCTCAAGTGGATCGGAGCCCAGAATCCGGCATTCCTGTCGCCGCCGCGTATCGACTGGCTGGAGGATTGGACGGCGCGTTATCCGGGCATTCTCAAGCTGCTGACGCTTGCTCCCGAGAATGAAGGCGCCGTCGATGCAATCAAATGGCTGTCCGACCATAACGTCGTTGTCGCATGCGGCCATACCGATGCAACCTTTGAAGTGATGACGCAAGCAGCGGAAGCCGGACTTACGCATGCCGTTCATACTTATAACGCTATGCGCCCGCTTCATCACCGCGAGCCGGGCACCGTAGGCGCCGTGCTGACCGACGACCGGATTTACGCGGAGCTTATCGCCGACGGCCATCACGTGCATCCGGGAGCGATCAAGCTGCTTGCTTCCTCCAAGCCGGAGGATAAGCTTATTCTTATTACCGATGCGATCTCCGCGGCCGGAAGACCGGATGGCTTGTATGATCTTGGAGGACTGCCCGTTATCGTACAGGATGGCGTAGCGAGGCTGCAGGAAGGCAATCTGGCCGGCAGCAGCTTGACGATGATTAACGCTTTCCGTTACATGTTGGAGAATTCCGGGTTATCCGTTAATGAGATCAGCCGTTATGCCAGCGCCAACCCGGCAAGACAGCTCGGCTTGTTCGAGCGAACCGGCTCCATCGCGGTTGGCAAACAAGCAGATCTGGTTCTTGCCGAACCCGATTTCGGCAAAGTACGATCGACATGGGTAAGCGGCAAACAGGTATATTCGGCAGAGTAA
- a CDS encoding sulfotransferase family 2 domain-containing protein, with the protein MTNNLLLYLHIPKTAGSSFTQAITDNCPNTVHFHTLKDGLQLSEQLIDADALSGHFIYGIHHFTKRPYRYITMLRHPLERTLSHFYFKYKNPAYKVSYDKELTFEEYVLNPYYDAEYCNLQARMISGELNNPYPNFKKARAHLDKHFAFVGLTEQYDISLFLLAQIMNWKPLYYPKVNVTPNRPAYSTLSSEAIKNVILKNEIDRKLYEHACNRFNKSVLNLSSEQTNQLKAYLRAAGS; encoded by the coding sequence ATGACAAACAACCTGCTGCTATATTTGCATATTCCCAAAACGGCTGGCTCCTCGTTTACCCAGGCGATCACCGATAATTGTCCGAACACCGTTCATTTCCATACGCTGAAAGACGGTTTGCAATTAAGTGAACAGCTTATCGACGCGGATGCCTTAAGCGGGCATTTCATTTACGGCATTCATCATTTTACGAAGAGGCCTTACCGGTATATTACCATGCTCCGGCATCCTCTCGAACGGACCCTCTCCCATTTTTACTTCAAGTATAAAAATCCTGCATACAAAGTTTCTTACGATAAAGAGCTGACCTTCGAGGAGTATGTTCTTAACCCTTACTACGATGCCGAGTACTGCAATCTTCAAGCTAGAATGATATCAGGCGAGCTCAATAACCCGTATCCGAATTTCAAAAAAGCCCGTGCTCACCTAGACAAACATTTCGCATTTGTCGGCCTTACGGAGCAATATGACATTTCGTTATTTCTGCTTGCTCAAATCATGAACTGGAAACCGCTGTATTACCCTAAAGTCAACGTAACGCCTAACCGTCCGGCGTACAGCACCTTATCCAGCGAAGCCATTAAAAATGTCATTCTAAAAAACGAGATTGACCGGAAACTGTATGAGCATGCCTGCAATCGATTTAACAAAAGCGTATTGAACTTGTCGTCTGAACAAACGAATCAGCTCAAAGCCTATTTAAGAGCGGCCGGAAGTTAA
- the nagB gene encoding glucosamine-6-phosphate deaminase, producing the protein MNVRIFDTQLELDAFAADLFIDIVKSKPNAVLGLATGSTPVGIYAKMVEKYRKGDVSFADVTTFNLDEYVGLKPYNDQSYAYYMNKHLFAHIDIPDTQTFLPNGMAEDLDAECAQYDGMLLERQVDVQLLGIGHNGHIGFNEPDHALSGETHVVKLKDETREANARFFASMDEVPEYAITMGVGSILKANSIVLVVRGADKADIVKQALTGPITTEVPASLLQTHPRVTVLLDREAGRMLG; encoded by the coding sequence ATGAACGTAAGAATTTTTGACACGCAATTAGAGCTGGACGCCTTTGCGGCCGATCTTTTTATCGATATCGTTAAATCAAAGCCAAACGCGGTACTAGGACTTGCAACAGGATCGACACCCGTAGGCATTTATGCCAAAATGGTAGAGAAATATCGCAAAGGCGATGTGTCCTTCGCCGATGTTACGACGTTTAACCTCGACGAATATGTCGGGCTGAAGCCTTACAATGATCAAAGCTACGCTTATTATATGAACAAGCACTTATTCGCTCATATCGATATTCCGGATACGCAGACCTTCCTTCCGAACGGCATGGCGGAGGATTTGGATGCAGAATGCGCGCAATATGACGGCATGCTGCTGGAACGGCAGGTTGACGTTCAGCTTCTAGGGATCGGCCATAACGGGCATATCGGCTTTAACGAGCCGGACCATGCTTTATCGGGCGAGACTCACGTTGTGAAGCTTAAGGATGAGACGCGTGAAGCGAATGCGAGATTTTTCGCAAGCATGGACGAAGTACCGGAATACGCGATTACGATGGGCGTTGGCTCGATCTTGAAGGCAAATTCGATTGTACTCGTGGTGCGTGGCGCGGATAAAGCGGATATCGTCAAACAAGCGTTGACCGGGCCCATTACGACGGAGGTACCGGCATCCTTGCTCCAGACGCATCCGCGCGTAACCGTGCTCCTTGACCGCGAGGCAGGAAGGATGTTGGGGTAA
- the recQ gene encoding DNA helicase RecQ translates to MLQQARSELKKVYGYDTFRPGQEGIIEGILEGRDTLAILPTGGGKSICYQIPSLLMPGTSIVISPLISLMKDQVDALNRLGVPAAFLNSSLGAEEYRTILRNALRGEYKMLYVAPERLDAPMFTTLSEQLHIPMIAIDEAHCVSQWGHDFRPSYRQLAGWIGKMPNRPLVAAFTATATQEVAADITAMLGLREPNVFVTGFARPNLSLSVVSGGDKKNFLQQFLREREDQSGIIYTATRKEAEQVQELLVRKGIAAGKYHGGLSDKERAETQERFRFDELRIMVATNAFGMGIDKPNVRYVIHWQMPGDIESYYQEAGRAGRDGEESECVLLFEPQDVQVQRFLIEQGMGDEYRKSVQLSKLHNMMNYSRTQRCLQQYIVDYFGEKGVEPCGKCSNCLDKSELVDRTAEAQKALSCVGRMKGRFGVTMAAKVLKGSRDKRLLEFGLDRLTTYGLFSNWPEKEIADWLYWLVAEGYLRMSEGQYPTVSLTASALPILEGNETVMQRLRTSVRRSASGDGGAASSPLFDALKQWRKEAAARENVPPFMLFFDATLKELADVRPVTEEQLMQTKGIGAAKASKYGEEVLAIIQAHAGSGGNNATASINTVPKRPAARPPASSEETPSHVQTLERFNAGLETAAIAEERGLSRVTIEGHLIRCSEEGYELEWSRIIPEQYEDRIVQVIGELGWDKLRPLKDALPEEVDYFAIHGVIAKHGFKTKS, encoded by the coding sequence GTGCTTCAGCAGGCACGGAGCGAGCTGAAAAAGGTCTACGGGTACGATACGTTTCGTCCAGGACAAGAGGGAATTATCGAAGGGATATTGGAGGGACGGGATACGCTTGCCATTCTGCCAACAGGCGGAGGGAAGTCGATCTGCTATCAAATTCCGTCCTTGCTTATGCCGGGAACCTCGATCGTTATTTCACCGCTTATATCTTTGATGAAGGATCAGGTTGACGCATTAAACCGGCTAGGGGTGCCGGCGGCGTTTCTGAACAGCTCGCTAGGAGCGGAGGAATACCGGACTATCCTGCGCAATGCGCTGAGAGGCGAGTACAAAATGCTGTATGTAGCTCCGGAGCGGCTGGATGCGCCTATGTTTACAACCTTGTCCGAGCAGCTTCATATCCCGATGATTGCAATCGACGAAGCCCACTGCGTGTCGCAGTGGGGGCATGATTTCCGTCCAAGCTACCGGCAGTTGGCCGGCTGGATCGGCAAAATGCCTAACCGTCCGCTTGTTGCGGCTTTTACGGCGACAGCGACGCAGGAGGTAGCCGCGGACATTACGGCGATGCTTGGTTTGCGTGAACCGAATGTTTTTGTGACTGGCTTTGCTAGGCCGAATCTATCTCTTTCGGTTGTAAGCGGCGGGGACAAGAAAAACTTCCTTCAGCAATTTTTGCGCGAGCGGGAGGATCAATCCGGCATTATTTATACGGCTACCAGAAAAGAAGCGGAGCAGGTGCAGGAGCTGCTGGTTCGAAAAGGAATTGCGGCGGGTAAATATCATGGCGGACTGTCCGATAAGGAGCGTGCGGAGACGCAGGAGCGCTTCCGGTTTGATGAACTCCGTATTATGGTGGCCACGAATGCTTTCGGAATGGGGATCGACAAGCCCAACGTCCGTTACGTGATTCATTGGCAGATGCCGGGCGATATCGAGTCCTACTACCAGGAAGCGGGACGTGCCGGCCGGGACGGCGAGGAGAGCGAATGCGTGCTGCTGTTCGAACCGCAGGATGTGCAGGTGCAGCGTTTCCTGATTGAACAAGGTATGGGCGATGAATACCGGAAATCAGTCCAGCTGTCCAAGCTTCATAACATGATGAACTACAGCCGCACGCAGCGCTGTCTTCAGCAATACATCGTCGATTATTTCGGCGAGAAAGGCGTTGAGCCTTGCGGAAAATGCAGCAACTGTCTTGATAAAAGCGAGCTGGTTGACCGGACGGCCGAAGCACAGAAGGCATTATCCTGCGTGGGCCGGATGAAAGGGCGGTTTGGCGTTACGATGGCGGCCAAGGTGCTCAAAGGCTCGCGGGACAAACGTCTGCTCGAGTTTGGTCTGGACCGGCTGACGACTTACGGACTCTTCAGTAATTGGCCTGAGAAGGAGATTGCCGACTGGCTGTACTGGCTGGTGGCGGAAGGATATCTCAGGATGAGCGAAGGACAGTATCCGACCGTATCGCTCACGGCAAGCGCTCTGCCGATACTGGAGGGCAATGAGACCGTGATGCAGCGCCTGCGGACCAGCGTTCGCAGAAGCGCTTCAGGAGACGGCGGAGCAGCCTCTTCTCCTCTGTTTGATGCCCTTAAGCAATGGCGCAAGGAGGCGGCGGCGAGAGAGAATGTGCCTCCGTTTATGCTGTTCTTTGATGCGACGCTGAAGGAACTGGCGGATGTGCGTCCCGTTACGGAAGAGCAGCTGATGCAGACGAAAGGGATTGGCGCGGCCAAAGCAAGCAAATACGGAGAGGAAGTACTGGCTATTATTCAGGCGCATGCCGGAAGCGGTGGAAATAACGCTACGGCCAGCATCAACACGGTGCCAAAACGGCCGGCAGCGCGTCCTCCGGCATCCTCGGAGGAAACGCCAAGCCATGTTCAAACGCTTGAGCGGTTTAATGCCGGCCTGGAGACAGCAGCTATTGCGGAAGAGCGTGGACTAAGCCGGGTAACGATAGAGGGTCACTTGATCCGCTGTTCGGAAGAAGGCTATGAGCTCGAGTGGAGCCGGATCATTCCGGAGCAGTATGAGGACCGGATTGTACAGGTCATCGGGGAGCTGGGATGGGACAAGCTGAGGCCTCTTAAAGATGCTCTGCCGGAGGAAGTCGACTATTTCGCCATCCATGGAGTAATCGCCAAACACGGCTTTAAGACAAAATCTTGA
- the fni gene encoding type 2 isopentenyl-diphosphate Delta-isomerase, with product MTVEQISGASASTSKRKSEHIRICLQENVAGEGIETGFDQFRFRHNALPEIAFDDIRLDTEWLGRRMRTPLLVSSMTGGTNEAGAINRRLAEAAETRGWAIGLGSMRAAIEQEELAASFYIRDIAPSVPVIANLGAVQLNYGYGVDACRKAVEIAEADALVLHLNSMQEVFQPEGDTNFRSLLPRIGEVCRALSVPVGIKEVGWGIDADTAAALASAGAAFIDVAGAGGTSWSQVEKYRQNDPMRRLAAEAFAGWGIPTAESVREVKSRLPNTTVIASGGLQHGVDAAKSIALGADIAGFGRALLPRAANGETRVSVEQLIEQFERIEFELRAAMFGIGAAAISDLQHTTRLIPAR from the coding sequence ATGACAGTAGAGCAAATATCGGGGGCAAGCGCTTCCACATCGAAACGCAAAAGCGAGCATATCCGCATCTGCCTGCAGGAGAACGTAGCGGGCGAAGGCATTGAAACGGGCTTTGACCAATTTCGTTTCCGTCATAATGCCCTTCCCGAAATTGCGTTTGACGATATCAGGCTGGATACGGAATGGCTGGGGCGCCGTATGCGTACGCCGCTGCTGGTCAGTTCGATGACTGGGGGCACAAACGAAGCAGGTGCGATAAACCGGCGCCTGGCTGAAGCGGCAGAAACAAGAGGCTGGGCGATTGGTTTGGGATCGATGAGGGCCGCAATTGAACAAGAAGAATTGGCGGCTTCCTTTTATATAAGAGATATCGCGCCTTCCGTTCCTGTGATCGCGAATCTGGGCGCTGTTCAGCTTAATTACGGATATGGGGTCGATGCCTGCCGCAAGGCGGTGGAAATTGCGGAAGCCGATGCGCTTGTCCTTCATCTAAACAGTATGCAGGAAGTGTTTCAGCCGGAGGGGGATACGAACTTCCGCTCGTTGCTTCCCCGGATAGGGGAGGTATGCCGCGCTTTATCCGTGCCTGTGGGAATCAAAGAAGTAGGCTGGGGGATTGACGCTGATACGGCTGCAGCTCTTGCTTCGGCAGGTGCAGCTTTTATAGATGTAGCGGGAGCGGGCGGCACGTCCTGGAGCCAGGTTGAAAAATACCGCCAGAATGACCCGATGCGAAGGCTCGCGGCCGAAGCTTTCGCCGGCTGGGGAATTCCGACTGCCGAGAGCGTCAGGGAAGTGAAAAGCCGGCTGCCGAATACGACGGTAATAGCAAGCGGAGGCCTGCAGCATGGCGTAGACGCAGCGAAGTCGATTGCGCTTGGAGCCGATATTGCCGGCTTTGGACGGGCGCTTCTTCCGCGTGCGGCGAACGGGGAGACTCGGGTTTCGGTTGAGCAGCTGATTGAACAATTCGAACGTATTGAATTTGAATTGCGTGCGGCCATGTTCGGAATTGGCGCCGCGGCGATATCCGATCTTCAGCATACAACCCGGCTTATTCCAGCGCGGTAA